CATATTCCAGGCAGGTAGCGCACCCCTCTTCGGAGTCCAGAATCAGGTCTTTGACCTTGAAAGGCCCCATCACCACCATGTTCATTCCAAACACGTGCTCCATGGTCTCGTGAATGATTTTCGGCGCTTCGCCGAAATGGGTGTAAGACCCGAAACTGGCGCCGATTTTTCCCTTGAGGCCTGCCTGCCTGGCCATGAACAGAAATTGCTTCATTTCATCGGTGGGCTGCTCGAAATAGGTGGGGCCGCCGAAAAAATAGGCATCATATCCCTGAAGCGCCCGAGCGTCCTCAATCTCCATAATGCTTTTCAAGGTCACTGTGTTCCCCTCGGCCCGAAGCCCCTCGGCGATCTGCTGTGCCATCCTCTCGGTGTTTCCCGTTTTGCTGTCATACGCGATCAGAACTTTTTTCATGGTCATCTCTTCCTGTTGGCGGTTGCGTATTGCGTGTTCATTGCCTGCCGCGCGCGCTCATTCTTCGGTTTGGGCCAATGCCTTGATGCGCCGTTTGGTTTGATTGATCAGTTTGGTGATTTTTATCTCCCGCGGGCAGGCGCGGGTGCATTCGAAATGATTTTGGCAGGGCCAGACGCCGTTATCGGCATTCAAT
The Deltaproteobacteria bacterium genome window above contains:
- a CDS encoding flavodoxin-like domain-containing protein, whose translation is MKKVLIAYDSKTGNTERMAQQIAEGLRAEGNTVTLKSIMEIEDARALQGYDAYFFGGPTYFEQPTDEMKQFLFMARQAGLKGKIGASFGSYTHFGEAPKIIHETMEHVFGMNMVVMGPFKVKDLILDSEEGCATCLEYAKAVNRRM